The following are from one region of the Penaeus chinensis breed Huanghai No. 1 chromosome 32, ASM1920278v2, whole genome shotgun sequence genome:
- the LOC125042752 gene encoding uncharacterized protein LOC125042752, translating into MEKPAQFTFKSSHYETFQYVAVSPHRIPTPNLLVVGRRSSSCGGFPASEDLLFLKPVPVAWILLSRRLRVFQPSTTSLCWSLVPWLDRACVVREREFAVISTKEEITILHLSTREEPPRGGLEHTIRTSVSLSGCVIQPSVPRLVFAGESVVGKVDLYLTDDGLNATLKEMRSDWVAEKGQLHFLCISCMERKMEVVLGDREGKVYICLIDSSSDTFSLVKEIALPFAVCSLSTCMVSRSSTLLVSVLGAEGQAVVLHLASMRLSEIEVCPLLTETPLRFASWFQNDKLLVLTAMDSEGKIYFWKEVQDGEGKTWALWGMRPLGGPGLALAWHAAEGQWLAYSTRCRVALVDMGEINHM; encoded by the coding sequence ATGGAGAAGCCCGCGCAGTTTACGTTCAAGAGTTCGCATTACGAGACTTTCCAGTACGTGGCAGTGAGTCCTCATAGGATTCCGACGCCGAACCTTCTGGTCGTGGGGCGGCGATCCTCTTCCTGCGGAGGCTTCCCGGCCTCTGAGGACCTCCTCTTCCTCAAGCCCGTCCCCGTGGCGTGGATCTTACTTTCCCGGAGGCTCAGGGTATTCCAGCCCTCCACCACGTCCCTCTGCTGGAGCCTCGTGCCCTGGCTCGACCGCGCGTGTGTTGTCCGAGAGAGGGAGTTCGCCGTGATCTCGACGAAGGAGGAGATCACCATCCTTCATCTCAGCACCAGGGAGGAGCCGCCTCGCGGAGGGCTCGAGCACACAATAAGGACGAGTGTGAGCTTGAGCGGGTGCGTGATTCAGCCCTCCGTTCCGCGGTTGGTGTTCGCCGGCGAGTCCGTGGTGGGCAAGGTGGACCTCTACCTCACCGACGACGGCCTCAACGCCACCCTGAAGGAGATGCGCTCCGACTGGGTGGCGGAGAAGGGCCAGCTCCACTTCCTGTGCATCAGCTGcatggagaggaagatggaagtggTGTTGGGCGACCGCGAGGGGAAGGTGTACATCTGCCTGATCGACTCTTCGTCCGACACGTTCTCGCTGGTGAAGGAGATCGCGCTGCCCTTCGCAGTGTGTTCCCTCAGCACGTGTATGGTCAGCCGCTCCTCGACCCTGCTGGTGTCGGTGCTGGGGGCGGAGGGGCAGGCCGTCGTGCTGCACCTGGCTTCGATGAGGCTCTCGGAGATCGAAGTCTGCCCCCTGCTCACGGAGACGCCCTTGCGCTTCGCCTCCTGGTTCCAGAACGACAAACTGCTTGTCCTCACGGCCATGGACAGCGAGGGCAAGATATACTTCTGGAAGGAAGTGCAGGACGGGGAAGGGAAGACGTGGGCGCTTTGGGGAATGAGGCCCTTGGGCGGCCCGGGGCTCGCGCTGGCTTGGCATGCGGCTGAAGGGCAGTGGCTGGCCTACTCCACCCGCTGCCGGGTCGCGCTCGTCGACATGGGGGAAATCAATCATATGTGA
- the LOC125042590 gene encoding NADH dehydrogenase [ubiquinone] 1 beta subcomplex subunit 8, mitochondrial-like — MSAITRSLLKLKPLGGFQALVGTQSARSAGNWNKDWKPGKYPVTPEERAAAARKYGLRPDEYEPYPDDGLGLGDYPKLPVVSAEARDPYRNWDHPEHRRDFGEPIHASADMYGLDRVDDTQKPRFSLGDQALTFFGVMAAFLAAYFYIDDNKMHWPVLPKQFPEEGKTHYTFEPAE; from the exons ATGTCGGCAATAACACGGTCTCTATTAAAATTAAAGCCCCTGGGTGGCTTCCAGGCCCTCGTAGGCACCCAGTCTGCTCGTTCAGCGGGAA ACTGGAATAAGGACTGGAAGCCTGGTAAATATCCCGTCACCCCAGAGGAGCGCGCAGCTGCCGCACGCAAGTATGGTCTGCGACCTGATGAATACGAGCCCTATCCCGACGACGGCCTGGGCCTAGGCGACTACCCCAAGCTGCCAGTTGTATCAGCTGAAGCAAGAGACCCCTACAGAAACTGGGACCATCCTGAGCACCGAAGAGATTTTGGCGAACCG ATCCACGCCAGTGCTGATATGTACGGCCTCGACCGTGTTGATGACACCCAGAAACCTCGCTTTTCACTTGGTGATCAGGCACTCACCTTCTTCGGAGTCATGGCAGCTTTCCTAGCCGCATACTTTTACATTGATGACAATAAGATGCACTGGCCAGTG CTTCCCAAGCAATTCCCAGAGGAGGGCAAAACTCACTACACCTTTGAACCAGCagagtaa